The Lancefieldella sp. Marseille-Q7238 genomic interval TTCAACGTGCTGCCTACAGAAAAGATTCGTGAGCTCTGTCGAAAGATGGCCGTTGAGCAGGTTGACACGCAGCGTCAGGGTTTTAAGCGTCTTGGCGTTTTGGCAAAGTGGGACGATCCGTATCTGACGTATACACCCGATTACGATGCAACCGATATTGAGATTTTTAAGGCCATCTTTGACAAGGGTGCGGTATATCGCGGGACCAAGCCGGTGCACTGGTGTACGCACTGCCATACCGCTTTGGCTGAGGCAGAGATTGAATATCACGATGTCACCTCCACGGCTATTTTTGTTCGCTTTGAGCTGACGACTGTGCCTGAAGGCCTTGAGGCGTATGTGGGTAAAACATGGGTTGATATTTGGACTACGACGCCTTGGACATTGCCGGCAGATGAGGCGGTTATTCTGCATCCTGAGGCAACCTACGTGGCGCTTGAGCTTTCTGATGGCCATGTTGAGATCGTAGCAGAAGCGCTTGCGCAAAAATGTGCCGATAAGTTTGGCTACGACAGCTATACTCTGGCAAAAGATCCAAGCGGCAATACCTGGCAAAAGACCGGCGTTGAGCTTGCAGGCAATACCTACAAGCAGCCCATCTTTGGCGATCAGGGTCGCACCGGCACGTTTATCTACGCTGACTACGTAACCCTTGATGACGGTACCGGCGTGGTTCACTCCGCGCCTGGACACGGCGTTGACGACTACAACGCCGGCGTAAAGTTTGACATTCCCCAGACCATGCCGGTTGATGATGACGGCCATTTCTTTACCGGAGAAGGCCCCGGTACAGGCGGTCCCTTCTCGGGCATGGAAGTTAATAAGGCAAATCCCGTCATTGTTGAGTGGTTGCGCGAGCGTGGCGTGCTTATTCTTGCAGAAGACATTACCCACAGCTATCCACACTGTTGGCGCTGCAAGAATCCCGTTATCTTCCGTGCCACCAGCCAATGGTTTGTTTCTATGGATAAGACAAACCTCCGCCAGGACGCGCTCGATGAGCTGTCGAAGGTGGCCTTCTATCCTACAAATGCCGTAAAGCGTATTGGCTCGATGGTTGAGGGACGCCCTGACTGGTGCATTTCTCGCCAGCGTAACTGGGGTGTACCAATTCCTGCCTATACCTGCGAGGACTGCGGCGAGACAATCATCAACGATGATACGCTTGACGCGGTAATCAAGCTCTTTAAGGAGAAGGGCTCCGACGCTTGGTTTACCGACGATCCTGCAAGTTATTTAGGAGATGCGTGCACCTGTCCTCAATGTGGTGGACACCATCTCAAAGCCAATAAGGACATCCTGGATGTGTGGTGGGATTCAGGCGTTTCCCATACGGCGGTGTGTAAACATCGGCCTGAACTTCGTTTCCCGGCCGATATGTATTTGGAAGGCTCGGATCAGCACCGCGGATGGTTTATGAGTTCTCTCATGACGTCTGTAGGTGCATATGACATGGCACCATATAAAGCCGTCGTCTCTCAGGGTTTCACCCTTGACGGCCAAGGCCGCAAGATGAGTAAGTCTTTGGGTAATGTTATTGACCCCAACGAGGTGTGCGCCGAGCGTGGTGCGGATGTTTTGCGCCTGTGGGTTGCCTCCGTTGATACTTCCAATGACGTTCCTTGCGATGATGCTATTTTGGCTCAGGTCGGAGATGCCTATCGTCGCTTCCGCAATACCATTCGCTTCCTTTTAGGTGAGCTTGAAGGTCAATTTAATCCTGCAACTGATGCTGTTCCTGTTGCAAAACTTACTGCGTATGATCGTTTGGTGCTGGCTCGCATGTGCGAGGTACATGATGCGGTGACTGAGGCATATGAGGGCTATCGTTTTAACAACGTTTTCCGCGTGCTCTACGACTACATCATTGAGCTTTCCAATGGATACCTCAATGCCACCAAAGACCGTATGTATTGCGATGCTGCTGATTCTGAGTCCCGCCGCTGTGCACAGACGGTGTGGGCGGAAATCCTCTCTATGCTTGTGCATGATTTGCAGCCCATTTTGGTATACACCACCGATGAGGCAATGGAGTTTTTACCTGAATCTCTGCGTGAGGGTCAGAAATTTGCAGCACTTCTCGATTGGTACCAAGCACCTTTGGCATACTCTGAATATGAGTCGCTGCTTCCTGCCTACCAGGTACTCTCCGATGCTCGTGCGGCATATACCAAGGCATATGAGACGGCACTTGAGGCCGGGGAGATTACAGAAAAGACCACGCAGGCAACGCGCGCCGAGGTGGTGCTTCCCGCTGAGGCATTCCAATGCGTAAATGATGTTCATGTAGACTTTGCCGAGATATTTGTATGCTCTGCAGTAACTGTTTCGGAAGGCTCCGAGCTTGCCGTTAGTGTCTTTTTGGCGGACGGAGAGCGCTGTGATCGTTGCTGGAACTGGCGCAATCTTGGTGAGGATCATCTCTGCCACCGCTGTCATGAGGTGGTTGCGCAGAGCACGATTGAATAGGAGTACGTGTGACTGTTCGCACGCAACAAAGTCTTGGTATTCGCTTGGCAATTTTTTGCTGGGCGGGTGCCATTGCTTTTTCACTTGATCAGTTAACAAAGCGCTGGGTTCTTTCAAATATCCCTGCAGGTTCAAGGCGGTCGTTTATTCCGGGCGTGCTTGATCTCTTTCATGTCCAAAACGATGGCGCCGCCTTTTCTATTGGAAGCGGACAACCTCTGTTTTTTGCAGCCCTTACCGCTGTTGTGGTGCTTGGTATGATATATGTAGTCATACGTGAGAAAAACCTCCCGTATACGTTCGTTGCGATTTTAGGTCTTGTGGCCGGCGGTGGTGTCGGTAATGGTCTTGAGCGTGTGGCTCATGGAAGCGTAACTGATTTTTTAGCTACTACGTTTATGAACTTTGCAATTTTTAATGTGGCAGATATCTTTGTAACATGTGGCATTATTGCGGCGTGTATCTATTGGTTTGTATGGGATTCTAAAAAGCGTGCTGGTAAAAATGACGGTGAAGCCAGCGAGAAAGAGAGTGGAGCCAACAAAGAAAACGATGAGGATGGCGAGAAAGACGGCGAGAAGGACGGCGAAGTAGCGCGTGGCTGAACGCGTTTTTGACATACTGGTGGGACCGGAAGGTGATGGCACAAGGATTGATGCTTTTCTTTCTGCTCAAGATAACCTTCCTTCACGGAGTGCCTGTGCAAAGCTTGTTGAAGAAGGCAAGGTATTCATTAATGGGACGCCGGTGTCTTCTAAGTCTGAGAAAGTGGTGCTTGGCGATCGCCTTATGGTAGTGCTTCCAAAGGGAGAACCTGAGACGGGACTTCTTGTTCCAAACCCTGACATTCCACTTGACATCCGCTTTGAAGATCAATATCTTATCGTGCTTTCCAAACAGGCGGGGCTTGTGTGCCACCCTTCACCGGGACACACCGACGATACCCTTGCCAATGCCTTGGTAGCGCATTGTGGCTACGGACATTTGGGGCTTTTGCAGGGCGAGGATCGACCCGGTATCGTACATCGTTTAGATATGGATACTTCGGGTCTTATGGTGGCGGCCAAGTCT includes:
- the ileS gene encoding isoleucine--tRNA ligase; this translates as MANEYKKTTNLPRTGFPMRASLAQNEPKRLAAWNQNALYELLMKKNEGHEKFVLHDGPPYANGPIHLGHAQNKISKDIINRYKAMRGFQTPYIPGWDCHGQPIEHKVEEMLGTEKFNVLPTEKIRELCRKMAVEQVDTQRQGFKRLGVLAKWDDPYLTYTPDYDATDIEIFKAIFDKGAVYRGTKPVHWCTHCHTALAEAEIEYHDVTSTAIFVRFELTTVPEGLEAYVGKTWVDIWTTTPWTLPADEAVILHPEATYVALELSDGHVEIVAEALAQKCADKFGYDSYTLAKDPSGNTWQKTGVELAGNTYKQPIFGDQGRTGTFIYADYVTLDDGTGVVHSAPGHGVDDYNAGVKFDIPQTMPVDDDGHFFTGEGPGTGGPFSGMEVNKANPVIVEWLRERGVLILAEDITHSYPHCWRCKNPVIFRATSQWFVSMDKTNLRQDALDELSKVAFYPTNAVKRIGSMVEGRPDWCISRQRNWGVPIPAYTCEDCGETIINDDTLDAVIKLFKEKGSDAWFTDDPASYLGDACTCPQCGGHHLKANKDILDVWWDSGVSHTAVCKHRPELRFPADMYLEGSDQHRGWFMSSLMTSVGAYDMAPYKAVVSQGFTLDGQGRKMSKSLGNVIDPNEVCAERGADVLRLWVASVDTSNDVPCDDAILAQVGDAYRRFRNTIRFLLGELEGQFNPATDAVPVAKLTAYDRLVLARMCEVHDAVTEAYEGYRFNNVFRVLYDYIIELSNGYLNATKDRMYCDAADSESRRCAQTVWAEILSMLVHDLQPILVYTTDEAMEFLPESLREGQKFAALLDWYQAPLAYSEYESLLPAYQVLSDARAAYTKAYETALEAGEITEKTTQATRAEVVLPAEAFQCVNDVHVDFAEIFVCSAVTVSEGSELAVSVFLADGERCDRCWNWRNLGEDHLCHRCHEVVAQSTIE
- the lspA gene encoding signal peptidase II, with the protein product MTVRTQQSLGIRLAIFCWAGAIAFSLDQLTKRWVLSNIPAGSRRSFIPGVLDLFHVQNDGAAFSIGSGQPLFFAALTAVVVLGMIYVVIREKNLPYTFVAILGLVAGGGVGNGLERVAHGSVTDFLATTFMNFAIFNVADIFVTCGIIAACIYWFVWDSKKRAGKNDGEASEKESGANKENDEDGEKDGEKDGEVARG